In the Patescibacteria group bacterium genome, AATGAAGAATGGCCTCTTGACCAAAGGGAAAAGAGAGAGAAAAAAACTTGACTAGAGATGAAATGAGCCAGTCAAAATCTGGTAAAACAGAAAAAAGAAAAACAAACCAATAATGCCTGACATACTTAATTAAAATATAAAGAGTAATTGGCCAGACGAGAAGAAAGTGATAAACCAACCAAAACCAGTCATAAATTAAAGGCATTGGCGGATGATAGGTTAATATTCCTAATTTATCTAAAAGGCCGTGGGAAATAATTGCTAAAAGAGCAATCAAAAAATACCGAAGAAAGGCCGGTCGTAGTTTGTTGGTCGTTTCTTGAAGAAAAATACCAGTAATCAAATGGGTCACACCCTGCATTGATTCAATTTAGTCAAAAAATAATTTATAAAAATCAAATGGACCTAGGCAGAATCGAACTGCCACCCCTACATTGCAAATGTAGTGTTCTACCATTAAACTATAGGCCCTTTTTATTTTTGCGCCCAGCAGGATTCGAACCTGCGGCCGACTGCTTAAGAGGCAGTTGCTCTACCAGCTGAGCTATGGGCGCGAAAACAATCCTGCCTCCAGAGGGAATCGAACCCCCATTTTCGGTTCCGAAGACCGATGTTTTATCCATTAAACTATGGAGGCAGAAAATTAAAAAAATAAAAACTAAAAGAAATTAATTTTTAATTCATTAAACTCGCGAATTATTCGGCTAAATCCTGTGGCCGACTCATATGGGCTAAGGCCGTTTCTCTAGTAATCAGACCGTCTTCGTAAAGTTTTTTCAAGTTTTGATCAAAAGTAAACATTCCTTCTTCCGCCCCAGTTTGAATGACGGATTTAATTTGAGCAATTTTATTTTCTCGAATCAAGTTTGCCACAGCTGGTGTATTAATCAAAACTTCGCGAGCAGCAATTCGACCACCATTAACTTTCGGAATAAGTTTTTGAGCGATAATACCTTTCAAAGAAAGAGAAAGTTGAATCCTGATTTGAACTTGTTGTTGGGGTGGAAAAACATCAATAATCCGATTGACAGCCTGAACGGCATCAAAGGTATGCAAGGTGGTGAGGACTAAATGACCAGTTTCAGCTAAAGTAATAGTTGAACTCATTGTTTCTAAATCTCTCATCTCGCCAACCATAATGACATTGGGATCTTGACGAACAATGTATTTAAGGGCACGCTGAAAAGAATTCATATCGGTGTCCAGTTCTCGTTGGACAATAATACTCTTTTTAGAATTAAAAATAAACTCAATCGGGTCTTCGAGAGTAATAATCCGACAAACTCTTTCCTGATTAATCAATTCAATCATCGCTGCTAAAGAGGTTGATTTACCGCAACCGGCTGGACCGGTAACGATAATTAAGCCACCACTTTCCCTGGCCAGACGATAAGCAATAGGAGGCATAGTAATTTCTTCCATTGTCGGAATGTGGGGCAAAATAATTCTCGCCGAAAGAGAAAGATTGCCTCTTTCCCAAAAAACAGAAATTCTGGCACGAATTAATTTACCTAAATTAAAAGAAAGGTCGGTTTCTTTATTTTCTAAAAGTCGTTTCCTCTGCTCTGGAGTAGTAAGACTTTCTACAACTTCTTGCATATCTTCTTGAGTAAGCATTGGCCATTTTTTTATACTATTTAAATTGCCATCAATGCGAAAAATTGGACAATGACCAACAACTAAATGAACATCGGAAGCGTTCATTGCCGCCGCCTCTTTAAAAATTTCTTCAATGTTTATGGCCATAAACTTAGGGTTGTTTTAATAAATTTTCAAAATGGTTTTATTTTCTTTCAACATATTGGCCAGTTTCGGTATTAACAATAACTTCATCACCAGTTTCAACAAAAAGGGGGGTTTCTATTTCTAAGCCGGTTTCTAGCTTAACGGTTTTTAATGTTTTGCCTTGAGCTGTGTCACCCCGCACCGCCGGTGAAGCCTCAATGACTTTCAAACTAACCTTCTGTGGTAATTCTAGCGCCACTGGCCGATCTTCAAAGTAGAGAATTAAAACCTCTAAACCTTCTTTCAAAAAATCTTTTTTTTTCTCTATTTGTTCTTCAGATAAAGAAATTTCCTCAAAATTTTCTAAATTCATGAAAGAAAAATTCTTTCCTTGGCGATAAAGGAAGGCGGCTTTTATTTTTCTTATCTCTGCCTCTTCAATTTTATCGCCGGCATTAAAAGTTTTCTCAATCGTTTTACCGGAAATCAAATTTTTCAAAGTTGTTCTAACGAAAGCTCGGCGCTGAGCCGTTCGCGCATGTTGTGAACGTAAAACAAGATATGGCTCGTTTTCTAATTTAATTACCGTGCCTTGTTTTTTTAATTCGTTAATATCCATCGTAATTTTATTTTTTAACAAATGGCAATAAAGCCATAATTCGTGCTCTTTTAATGGCTCGACTCAATTTTCTTTGATGTTTAGCGCAGGTCCTTCTTCTTTTTCGAGAGAGAATTCTCCCGTAAGGTGAAATAAAACGTCTAAGAGTCTCGACGTCTTTGTAATCAATTTCATCAATATGTTTC is a window encoding:
- the efp gene encoding elongation factor P, producing the protein MDINELKKQGTVIKLENEPYLVLRSQHARTAQRRAFVRTTLKNLISGKTIEKTFNAGDKIEEAEIRKIKAAFLYRQGKNFSFMNLENFEEISLSEEQIEKKKDFLKEGLEVLILYFEDRPVALELPQKVSLKVIEASPAVRGDTAQGKTLKTVKLETGLEIETPLFVETGDEVIVNTETGQYVERK
- a CDS encoding PilT/PilU family type 4a pilus ATPase, whose product is MAINIEEIFKEAAAMNASDVHLVVGHCPIFRIDGNLNSIKKWPMLTQEDMQEVVESLTTPEQRKRLLENKETDLSFNLGKLIRARISVFWERGNLSLSARIILPHIPTMEEITMPPIAYRLARESGGLIIVTGPAGCGKSTSLAAMIELINQERVCRIITLEDPIEFIFNSKKSIIVQRELDTDMNSFQRALKYIVRQDPNVIMVGEMRDLETMSSTITLAETGHLVLTTLHTFDAVQAVNRIIDVFPPQQQVQIRIQLSLSLKGIIAQKLIPKVNGGRIAAREVLINTPAVANLIRENKIAQIKSVIQTGAEEGMFTFDQNLKKLYEDGLITRETALAHMSRPQDLAE
- the rpsR gene encoding 30S ribosomal protein S18, which gives rise to MNNKKECYFCTKHIDEIDYKDVETLRRFISPYGRILSRKRRRTCAKHQRKLSRAIKRARIMALLPFVKK